The following are encoded in a window of Streptomyces sp. 11x1 genomic DNA:
- a CDS encoding class I SAM-dependent methyltransferase, producing the protein MSEDHTHVQEFFTARAARWDARFPDDGPAYAAAVAELGLREGERVLDAGCGTGRALTPLRAAVGASGVVLGADLTPAMLEAAVRAGRDRDGRLVLADVGRLPLRTASLDAVFAAGLVAHLSNPAENLRELARVVRPGGTLALFHPIGRAALAARQGRQITPEDLRAEATLRPLLAGSGWRMTSYADEDARFLALATRAG; encoded by the coding sequence ATGAGCGAAGACCACACACACGTCCAGGAGTTCTTCACGGCACGGGCGGCCCGCTGGGACGCCCGCTTTCCCGACGACGGGCCCGCCTACGCCGCCGCGGTCGCCGAGCTCGGACTGCGCGAGGGTGAGCGGGTGCTCGACGCGGGGTGCGGCACGGGACGGGCCCTGACACCGTTGCGTGCCGCCGTGGGGGCCTCGGGAGTGGTCCTCGGGGCCGATCTGACGCCCGCCATGCTGGAGGCCGCCGTACGGGCGGGGCGGGACCGAGACGGGCGGTTGGTGCTGGCCGACGTCGGCCGGCTGCCGCTGCGTACGGCGTCGCTGGACGCGGTGTTCGCCGCCGGGCTCGTCGCACACCTTTCGAACCCCGCGGAGAATCTGCGGGAACTGGCCCGGGTGGTCAGGCCGGGCGGCACGCTGGCCCTGTTCCACCCCATCGGCCGGGCGGCGCTCGCCGCGCGCCAGGGGCGGCAGATCACCCCGGAGGACCTGCGTGCCGAGGCGACCCTGAGGCCGCTGCTGGCCGGTTCGGGCTGGCGCATGACGTCGTACGCCGACGAGGACGCCCGTTTCCTGGCGCTCGCCACGCGTGCGGGCTGA
- a CDS encoding MHYT domain-containing protein, with translation MGHMDHATFGWLTPALSYAMACIGAALGLRCTVRALATTGRSRRNWLVTAASAIGTGIWTMHFVAMLGFGVSGTEIRYDVPLTVLSLLVAMLVVCGGVFAVGYGRDRARALLVGGLTTGLGVASMHYLGMAAVRLHGDVTYDPALVALSVVIAVVAATAALWAALNIESPVAVTVASLVMGGAVSSMHYTAMWAVRVEVTPSAAVLPGATAMQFIFPLAVGLGSYLFLTSAFVALSPTAGEREASASAQRPVENATAH, from the coding sequence ATGGGACACATGGACCACGCCACCTTCGGCTGGCTGACCCCCGCGCTGTCGTACGCCATGGCCTGCATCGGCGCCGCCCTCGGACTGCGCTGCACGGTCCGCGCCCTCGCCACCACCGGGAGGTCCCGTCGCAACTGGCTCGTCACCGCGGCTTCGGCGATCGGCACCGGCATCTGGACCATGCACTTCGTGGCGATGCTCGGCTTCGGTGTCAGCGGCACCGAGATCCGTTACGACGTGCCCCTGACCGTTCTGAGCCTCCTGGTCGCCATGCTCGTGGTCTGCGGCGGCGTCTTCGCCGTCGGCTACGGCCGCGACCGCGCCCGGGCGCTCCTGGTGGGCGGACTCACCACCGGCCTGGGTGTCGCGAGCATGCACTACCTGGGCATGGCGGCCGTACGGCTGCACGGCGACGTGACCTACGATCCCGCACTCGTCGCCCTCTCCGTCGTGATCGCCGTGGTCGCGGCCACCGCCGCCCTCTGGGCGGCCCTCAACATCGAGTCGCCCGTCGCGGTGACCGTCGCATCCCTCGTCATGGGCGGTGCGGTGAGCAGCATGCACTACACCGCGATGTGGGCGGTGCGCGTGGAGGTCACTCCGTCCGCGGCGGTCCTGCCCGGGGCCACGGCGATGCAGTTCATCTTCCCCCTCGCCGTCGGCCTCGGGTCCTACCTCTTCCTCACCTCGGCGTTCGTCGCACTGTCGCCGACGGCCGGGGAGCGCGAGGCATCCGCGTCGGCCCAGCGGCCGGTCGAGAACGCCACCGCCCACTAG